One window of Oncorhynchus kisutch isolate 150728-3 unplaced genomic scaffold, Okis_V2 Okis05a-Okis16b_hom, whole genome shotgun sequence genomic DNA carries:
- the LOC109890496 gene encoding IQ calmodulin-binding motif-containing protein 1 isoform X2 — MSLARKDTDTGLRALVASTNIKPEQKVPQVLSKLQDILNRISVQDDGELGAFKNSLFSHGILQYCAGVALKLNYAKVEGGYATATQLAEILSSCCVGVDMGGDTEAFHRQLLPSVTDSLLSLASRLMNRALAGNGQPEMFRFFKKVMGSVCWLLKAHGHLATQGLEGMIGREWRGRGFDEDVDQLIKLLHREVPKPADHTETWPEECVRAACVIQAAWRSYQTRRRVKNLPRAVRSLQRSFRERRRRRVQQAQAVCWEEELRLQLCVRRQRARREFHQKQLQLLQLLPPGQVQQYLGEVERQAAIQIQRVWRGHRERRNFQQRRNTHTQHRAAVVLQRTVLRFLKRRRAEKAPPSLSPWNGPRGLTDSRRAELKREVEEHIALHPSSVVSLEGSRELHAQTQALLLQHLQGREAELREHTHTHALLAQINTDLELLLNAPSLSVATVTDCDVFRSRSAPVAARARQSHNALLQAGRLPWWKMLGDGDITCPESESAHKDHRLEAEFNSLYLGRS, encoded by the exons ATGAGTCTCGCTAGAAAGGACACAGACACCGGGCTAAGGGCACTGGTCGCGAGCACAAACATTAAGCCGGAGCAGAAGGTTCCACAAGTTCTCTCAAAATTACAAG ATATTCTGAATAGGATATCTGTCCAAGACGACGGAGAGTTGGGTGCGTTCAAAAACTCCTTGTTCAGCCATGGCATACTTCAATACTGCGCAGGAGTCGCCCTCAAACTGAACTATGCCAAAGTTGAAGGAGGCTACGCAACTGCCACTCAGTTGGCAGAAATTCTCAG CTCCTGCTGTGTGGGTGTGGACATGGGCGGAGACACTGAGGCCTTCCATAGGCAGCTGCTCCCATCCGTCACAGACAGCCTGCTGTCATTGGCCAGTCGGCTGATGAACAGAGCTTTGGCG GGGAATGGGCAGCCTGAGATGTTTCGTTTCTTCAAGAAAGTGATGGGCTCTGTGTGTTGGCTTCTGAAAGCCCATGGTCACCTGGCCACACAAG GGTTGGAGGGCATGATTGGTCGAGAATGGAGGGGGCGGGGCTTCGATGAGGACGTGGACCAACTGATAAAGCTGCTGCACAGAGAAGTCCCCAAACCAGCTGATCACACAGAG ACATGGCCAGAGGAGTGTGTGAGAGCGGCGTGTGTCATCCAGGCAGCGTGGAGATCCTATCAGACCAGGAGGAGAGTGAAGAATCTGCCCAGAGCTGTCAGATCACTGCAGAGGagcttcag ggagcgGCGGCGGAGGAGAGTGCAGCAGGCTCAGGCTGTGTGCTGGGAGGAGGAGCTGAGACTACAGCTGTGTGTCAGGAGACAGAGAGCCAGGAGAGAGTTCCATCAGAAACAACTACAGCTACTGCAGCTACTACCCCCAG gtcaggtGCAGCAGTACCTCGGGGAGGTGGAGAGGCAGGCTGCAATACAGATCCAGAGGGTTTGGCGAGGCCACCGAGAGAGACGAAACTTCCAGCAacggagaaacacacacacacagcacagagctGCTGTTGTGCTGCAGAGAACA GTCCTTCGCTTTCTGAAGAGGCGGAGAGCTGAGAAagcccctccttccctctccccttggAATGGTCCTCGGGGTTTGACTGACAGTCGGAGGGCGGAgctgaagagagaggtggaggaacatattgccctGCACCCG tCCTCTGTGGTGTCTCTAGAGGGCAGTAGGGAGCTCCATGCTCAGACCCAAGCCTTGCTGCTCCAGCATCTacaggggagagaggcagagctgagagaacacactcacacacacgccctGCTGGCACAGATCAACACCGACCTGGAACTACTGCTGA ATGCCCCCTCACTCAGTGTCGCCACAGTAACCGACTGTGACGTGTTCAGGAGTCGCTCTGCCCCCGTAGCCGCCCGCGCCCGGCAATCCCACAATGCCTTGCTCCAGGCCGGTCGCCTGCCTTGGTGGAAGAT
- the LOC109890496 gene encoding IQ calmodulin-binding motif-containing protein 1 isoform X1, with translation MSLARKDTDTGLRALVASTNIKPEQKVPQVLSKLQDILNRISVQDDGELGAFKNSLFSHGILQYCAGVALKLNYAKVEGGYATATQLAEILSSCCVGVDMGGDTEAFHRQLLPSVTDSLLSLASRLMNRALAGNGQPEMFRFFKKVMGSVCWLLKAHGHLATQVLQSDHYERMLMSEEERVGTVCVSLWHQLLTANSELVAGLGKGPLSVILDDVVYRMALTSNPVVGGAAIRTLLLVARQQESALQLIIHRFKGLEGMIGREWRGRGFDEDVDQLIKLLHREVPKPADHTETWPEECVRAACVIQAAWRSYQTRRRVKNLPRAVRSLQRSFRERRRRRVQQAQAVCWEEELRLQLCVRRQRARREFHQKQLQLLQLLPPGQVQQYLGEVERQAAIQIQRVWRGHRERRNFQQRRNTHTQHRAAVVLQRTVLRFLKRRRAEKAPPSLSPWNGPRGLTDSRRAELKREVEEHIALHPSSVVSLEGSRELHAQTQALLLQHLQGREAELREHTHTHALLAQINTDLELLLNAPSLSVATVTDCDVFRSRSAPVAARARQSHNALLQAGRLPWWKMLGDGDITCPESESAHKDHRLEAEFNSLYLGRS, from the exons ATGAGTCTCGCTAGAAAGGACACAGACACCGGGCTAAGGGCACTGGTCGCGAGCACAAACATTAAGCCGGAGCAGAAGGTTCCACAAGTTCTCTCAAAATTACAAG ATATTCTGAATAGGATATCTGTCCAAGACGACGGAGAGTTGGGTGCGTTCAAAAACTCCTTGTTCAGCCATGGCATACTTCAATACTGCGCAGGAGTCGCCCTCAAACTGAACTATGCCAAAGTTGAAGGAGGCTACGCAACTGCCACTCAGTTGGCAGAAATTCTCAG CTCCTGCTGTGTGGGTGTGGACATGGGCGGAGACACTGAGGCCTTCCATAGGCAGCTGCTCCCATCCGTCACAGACAGCCTGCTGTCATTGGCCAGTCGGCTGATGAACAGAGCTTTGGCG GGGAATGGGCAGCCTGAGATGTTTCGTTTCTTCAAGAAAGTGATGGGCTCTGTGTGTTGGCTTCTGAAAGCCCATGGTCACCTGGCCACACAAG tCCTGCAGTCAGACCACTATGAGAGGATGTTAatgagtgaggaagagagagtgggaaccgtgtgtgtgtcactgtggcaTCAGCTTCTGACAGCTAACAG TGAGTTAGTAGCAGGTTTGGGAAAAGGCCCCTTGTCTGTGATTCTGGATGACGTGGTGTACCGAATGGCTCTCACATCCAACCCTGTTGTGGGAGGGGCAGCAATTAGGACGCTCCTCCTGGTTGCTCGGCAACAAGAATCCGCCCTACAGCTTATCATCCATAGGTTCAAAG GGTTGGAGGGCATGATTGGTCGAGAATGGAGGGGGCGGGGCTTCGATGAGGACGTGGACCAACTGATAAAGCTGCTGCACAGAGAAGTCCCCAAACCAGCTGATCACACAGAG ACATGGCCAGAGGAGTGTGTGAGAGCGGCGTGTGTCATCCAGGCAGCGTGGAGATCCTATCAGACCAGGAGGAGAGTGAAGAATCTGCCCAGAGCTGTCAGATCACTGCAGAGGagcttcag ggagcgGCGGCGGAGGAGAGTGCAGCAGGCTCAGGCTGTGTGCTGGGAGGAGGAGCTGAGACTACAGCTGTGTGTCAGGAGACAGAGAGCCAGGAGAGAGTTCCATCAGAAACAACTACAGCTACTGCAGCTACTACCCCCAG gtcaggtGCAGCAGTACCTCGGGGAGGTGGAGAGGCAGGCTGCAATACAGATCCAGAGGGTTTGGCGAGGCCACCGAGAGAGACGAAACTTCCAGCAacggagaaacacacacacacagcacagagctGCTGTTGTGCTGCAGAGAACA GTCCTTCGCTTTCTGAAGAGGCGGAGAGCTGAGAAagcccctccttccctctccccttggAATGGTCCTCGGGGTTTGACTGACAGTCGGAGGGCGGAgctgaagagagaggtggaggaacatattgccctGCACCCG tCCTCTGTGGTGTCTCTAGAGGGCAGTAGGGAGCTCCATGCTCAGACCCAAGCCTTGCTGCTCCAGCATCTacaggggagagaggcagagctgagagaacacactcacacacacgccctGCTGGCACAGATCAACACCGACCTGGAACTACTGCTGA ATGCCCCCTCACTCAGTGTCGCCACAGTAACCGACTGTGACGTGTTCAGGAGTCGCTCTGCCCCCGTAGCCGCCCGCGCCCGGCAATCCCACAATGCCTTGCTCCAGGCCGGTCGCCTGCCTTGGTGGAAGAT